CGCCGTATACGCGCCAATCGCTTCCGCACCGCGCATAACATGTATGGCGGCAGCGTAAAACTCCGCGGCAAGACCACTCTCCCGCCTGCTCTTGCCCCATCCGATCATGCCAACGCCCGGAAGAAGCAGCACCGACGGCAAGGCGCTGCGCATCGCCGGGGAATCCGGGTGACGGCACGCCTCATAATAGGCCGCGTAGTCGTCCGCGTAGCCGGACAGCGCCTCGTCGAGATGCTCCCTGAGCGCATCGGGACTCCCGTCCGCGGGATGCCGATCCACGTACAACGGCTTGATTTTCGTGCGCAGAAAGTGATCGGGGCACGACGTGCCGAGTTCGGCGAGCCGGGACGCCTCGCGGGAATTCACAAATTCAAGCACCTCTTTCGACGTATCGACCGTAGCGATCACCTTCCGGTCCCGGCTCAGCCGCCCGCGCAGCCAGGGAAGCAGGTCCGCCAGCACGGCGCTGCGCTCCGCCTCGGAAAGCGCCTCGTACTTTTCGCCTCCGAACGGGGTTTTCCCGGCGGTACGCTCGGCCACGAATTGCTCCGCCCGGTCCATCAGGCGGAGCGTGAGCAAGTAACACTCCCTGTCGTCGTCGGCCCAGTTGATAAGGCCGTGCCCGCCCAGCATCACCCCCTTCGCCTCCGGGTATTCCTCGCAGACGCGCTGCATGTCGAGGCCCAACTCGAATCCAGGCCGTTTCCAGTCCACCCATATCACCTCGCCGCCGTACGCCTCGCGCGTCAACTCGGCGCCGTTGTCCGCCGTGGCGATGGCGATGGCGGCCACCGGGTGCATGTGATCCACATGCCGATACGGTACGAACCCGTGCAGAGGCGTGTCGATGCTGGGCGCCCGCCGGTTCAGATTGAACACGGCATGCGAATACATCGCAGGCATCGCATCCTCCGCCTGTGTCTTCAGGCCCCGGTCCGGAAACCGCGCATAGGTCTCCTGCAGGGCAAGCAGTTTATGCTGGTACAGGGAAGCAAAGTTTTCCCTGCCCGCGCTACCCAGATCACCGCCGGACCCTTTGACCCATAACACCTCCACCTCCTCGCCCGTAACCGGGTCCCGCTCCATGATCTTCGACGACGTGTTGCCGCCCCCGGTATTCGTGAAGCGCCGGTCGCTGCCCAGCAGATTCGAGCGATACACGAGGCGGCCCAGTCCGTCCAGCCCGGCGGCCACGGCCTCGTCCCACTGGTCCTCTACATGCAGGAAATTCGGGGATTCGGAAGGGTTGTTCATAACGGCTATGTGCAAAAATGGAGTAAAAAAGGCGCAATTTGCGATATCACCTCCTACAAAACCTGACCGCTGGGCCGATACGCGCGCACATTACAGGAGCGGGCGGACACCTCGCGCAGGGAAACCCCCTGAGGCAGGGCGCCCAGCGTTCTGAGCTGGATCAGCGCATTGCCAAGCGCCGTCGCTTCGACGGGGCCGGCCGCCACAGGCCGGTTGCACGCCTGCGCCGTCAATACGCACAGCAGGCTGTTCTGCGACCCCCCGCCCATGAGGTGCAGCACATCGATACGCTCTCCCGTCACCCGTTCCAGATCGATGAGCGCCCGGCGGTAGCTATCCGCAATGCTCTCCACGATCAGGCGGCATAACGCGCCGCGC
The sequence above is drawn from the Bacteroidetes bacterium SB0662_bin_6 genome and encodes:
- a CDS encoding bifunctional rhamnulose-1-phosphate aldolase/short-chain dehydrogenase — its product is MNNPSESPNFLHVEDQWDEAVAAGLDGLGRLVYRSNLLGSDRRFTNTGGGNTSSKIMERDPVTGEEVEVLWVKGSGGDLGSAGRENFASLYQHKLLALQETYARFPDRGLKTQAEDAMPAMYSHAVFNLNRRAPSIDTPLHGFVPYRHVDHMHPVAAIAIATADNGAELTREAYGGEVIWVDWKRPGFELGLDMQRVCEEYPEAKGVMLGGHGLINWADDDRECYLLTLRLMDRAEQFVAERTAGKTPFGGEKYEALSEAERSAVLADLLPWLRGRLSRDRKVIATVDTSKEVLEFVNSREASRLAELGTSCPDHFLRTKIKPLYVDRHPADGSPDALREHLDEALSGYADDYAAYYEACRHPDSPAMRSALPSVLLLPGVGMIGWGKSRRESGLAAEFYAAAIHVMRGAEAIGAYTALPRQEAFDIEYWALEEAKLQRMPPEKELAREVAVVVGAGSGIGVAVAQRLADEGAVVAAVDLDESAARATAQGMRGTDADHVLAFGADITDRASVRSVLQQVVLACGGIDHVVVTAGLYPTPDAGGDIPDTAWARAFGVNVTGSWIVADEAARIWSAQDLPGSLVLTTSANAVVVKSGSLAYDTSKAAANHLVRELAMRLAPKIRVNAVAPATVLGGSAMFPRDRVMDSLARYGLPCEEGEDTDTLRRRLADFYAERTLTRQTIFVEDQAEAVFLLASRRLGKTTGQILQVDGGLPEAFLR